In Runella sp. SP2, the genomic window TGCCCATTGCTAAATGATGGGCATAACAACCGTGAGTATCTTGCACCAGTTTGTAAAATTCGGTGACACTAAGACTGAAGACCAAAATCCCAAATCCAATGGTGATTTGTTTGCAGTGGATACACTGAAGCACGTAGCCCAGTTTATCGTCTAAGTGAAGGGTTTTAAATTCGCACATGTCTGTAAATGAGTTATTTTTAAAAGTTAATTTAGACTAATTATAAATAAACTGATGAAAAAATACCCTTAATTATTGCCTGAATAGGGTGAATTGGCTAATATTTCGTTGGCATCAGACAATAGCAATGCTTCATTTATCATTGCAATAAGTTCTTCAATTTCAGCATCGGTAAAAACCAAATAATAATTGCTCATAGGGGTTTGAACAATGATTTCTTTACCGTGTGAGGTGTAAAATGGTTGGATGCCTATTTTGTCACGCAAGATTTCAGAGAAACAGCGCAACTCTGCTTTAGAAAAAATGAACAAAGAGTTGTTGAAGCTCACGTTGAAACGTTGACAGCAATCGCAAAAACCAACGTAGCCGTTGGGGCGTTCGGAGAGTGTTTGTGTTTGATGATTCATGGTTGTTATATTAGGTCAGACGGTAGTCAGACCGTTTTGAACTAGGTCAGACGTTAGTCAGACCGTGAAAATGGGTCTAACAAAATGGTAATAAATCTTATGTGTGTGTTGTGGTCTGACTATCGTCTGACCACAATTCATGGTTGTTATGGGAGCATGGGCTGGTTGTGAGCAACCAGCCACACGATTGATTAAATAACTTCTACTTTTGCTGATTTTGTAACCGTTCGTTCTTTCTTTTTTCTTCGCCCCCACCAAATCATAAAACCCGTAATTGGCAAACTCGTGGCTACGACAGAAAGTAAAAAAGCCAGTACTTTTCCCGCAAACCCCAAAATGCCTCCCGTATGAATATCGTAGGTCATTCGGATTAATTTATCGGCGACATTGGCGTCTTTTAATCGACCATATACGTGGTCAACTGAGATTTCTTTTAAAGTATATTGGTCAAAATAGCGGTAGTCGATACTCCAAAAAACGCCTTCTTTCTTATTTACATTGGCGCCAATGGCCGATGAATCTGATTCGATGGCGTGTACTTCGAGCGAAACTGCATCGGGGTACTCGGCTTTCATTTTTTCCCAAATCAAATCAGTGACGGGTTTTTTAAAGTTGGTTTGAGTGGGTTTTTGCGAGACTGGTTCGGTAAACAACAAGTTTTTTTCACCTCCCGTGGCATTATAAATGAGATAAGTAAACCATTGGATACCAAAAAATATCCCCGTAACGGCGATAATCAGTAGTAAAAATGAGCTATAAAACCCTAAAATATTGTGCAAATCATAGTTTTTCCGTTTCCATTGCGTCGCTTCTTTCCAGCGAAACCAGAAGCGTTGTTTCGCCGCCGCTTTGTTTTTAGGCCACCAAAGGACGATACCCGTAATGAGCAAAAACACAAAAATAAGGGTAGCGTAAGAAGTAATGGGTTGCCCAATTTCGGGAGGAAGCCACAGGTAATAGTGGCCATCTAATACCCAATGGAAAAAAGTCTCTTCCATGTTTTGGACGTGTAGCACCTCGGCAGTATAAGGGTTGTGATAAACTATGTAATAGTGTTCATTGGGGGCAAAATCAAAAAAAATAGCCTCAACACTGCGCCCTTTTGCGGGGTAATTGATGGCGTGCAAATGGGCTTTGGGTAAGGTTTTACGGGCAACTGCCTCAAAGGCCGAGGGGGGAAGTATGGCTTTGTTTTCCACTTTTGAAAAACGAAAGTCTTGGAGTGCATCCTGAATTTCTTGCTGAAAGGCGTACAGGCAGCCCGTAAGGCTTACCACAAATACAACAAGCCCCGACAATAGCCCGAGCCAGAGGTGAATGAAGCCAATGATTTTTTTGAAGTTTGGCATATCTTTTTGATATATTTGTTTTATCAATAAAATGTTTATAGCAATGGAAGTAATCAGAGAAATAATCATTCCAACGGAAGAAAATCATACAATTGAACTTCCTCGCGCTTTTTACGGTAAGGAAGTTGAAGTGATTTTCAATGTTAGAAATACAGTCAAATCATTGCCTAAAGCAAAAAAAATAGACTTAAAATCTCTTTTTAATCAATTTGGGGAAGGGAAAGATTTTCCAACAACCGATGAAATTCGTAACCGAAGCTGGGCGAAAAAATGGTAATTTTTGATACAAACATTCTTATTGAAATTTATCGTGGAAACGAAAGTATTCGGGATACTATTTACTCACTCAATTTTAGCGAAATATACATCAGCGATATAACAGCGGCTGAGTTGCCTCAACCGCTGTATATTACAAAATTCCTTTATACACACTCAACAAAAAGGATTTTGTGTATATCCCAGATTTGCGACTTATTACAACCTAAAACCTATAATTAATGCTCAAACGTGCATTACGTAATGCTTCCACTTGTGAGTAATAGCTTGAGCTCCAAGGGTAATAGGCCCCGCCCGTAATGAGGTATTTATTGAAAATGTTGTTCACAT contains:
- a CDS encoding DUF6686 family protein translates to MNHQTQTLSERPNGYVGFCDCCQRFNVSFNNSLFIFSKAELRCFSEILRDKIGIQPFYTSHGKEIIVQTPMSNYYLVFTDAEIEELIAMINEALLLSDANEILANSPYSGNN
- a CDS encoding PepSY domain-containing protein; the encoded protein is MPNFKKIIGFIHLWLGLLSGLVVFVVSLTGCLYAFQQEIQDALQDFRFSKVENKAILPPSAFEAVARKTLPKAHLHAINYPAKGRSVEAIFFDFAPNEHYYIVYHNPYTAEVLHVQNMEETFFHWVLDGHYYLWLPPEIGQPITSYATLIFVFLLITGIVLWWPKNKAAAKQRFWFRWKEATQWKRKNYDLHNILGFYSSFLLLIIAVTGIFFGIQWFTYLIYNATGGEKNLLFTEPVSQKPTQTNFKKPVTDLIWEKMKAEYPDAVSLEVHAIESDSSAIGANVNKKEGVFWSIDYRYFDQYTLKEISVDHVYGRLKDANVADKLIRMTYDIHTGGILGFAGKVLAFLLSVVATSLPITGFMIWWGRRKKKERTVTKSAKVEVI